In one window of Desulfonatronum thioautotrophicum DNA:
- a CDS encoding nucleotidyltransferase family protein has translation MTVSIDKARAFLKRKQQANQEQLSRLHARAVADASDIVRMIIQRYNPVRIYQWGSLLRPEMFREYSDIDLAVEGVREPERFFRMFGDAERMTNFPLDLLDIEKIAPEFAELIKMKGIVVYERENQPAHR, from the coding sequence ATGACCGTCTCCATCGACAAGGCGCGAGCCTTCCTCAAGCGCAAGCAACAGGCCAACCAGGAGCAATTGAGTCGGCTCCATGCCAGGGCCGTGGCCGACGCTTCCGACATTGTACGCATGATCATCCAGCGCTACAATCCGGTTCGCATTTATCAGTGGGGTTCTTTGTTGCGCCCGGAGATGTTTCGGGAGTACTCGGATATTGACCTGGCCGTGGAAGGCGTGCGGGAACCGGAACGGTTTTTTCGCATGTTCGGAGATGCGGAGCGGATGACGAATTTTCCTTTGGATTTGCTGGACATCGAAAAGATCGCTCCGGAATTCGCGGAACTCATTAAAATGAAAGGTATTGTGGTCTATGAACGGGAAAATCAGCCTGCTCATCGGTGA
- a CDS encoding DUF4150 domain-containing protein, with amino-acid sequence MFAVTTNAGQIASDLDVCLTSSPGGGATPVVYANTVSPAQGSPRAQKLLIAGMPALHQNSTCGPSSGNEAGTSGGVVSGAVKGSAGFSTGSAKVMVEGSPAVRLSDGTTQNRGNAVGQVRRPSQGKVMILS; translated from the coding sequence ATGTTCGCCGTCACCACCAACGCCGGCCAGATCGCCTCGGACCTGGACGTCTGCCTGACATCTTCCCCAGGGGGGGGGGCCACGCCAGTTGTTTACGCCAATACCGTCTCACCAGCCCAGGGCTCTCCCCGGGCCCAAAAACTGCTCATCGCCGGCATGCCGGCTTTGCACCAGAACAGCACCTGCGGTCCGAGTTCCGGCAATGAGGCCGGCACTTCCGGTGGCGTGGTTTCCGGGGCGGTAAAAGGTTCTGCCGGGTTCAGCACCGGCAGTGCCAAGGTGATGGTCGAGGGCAGTCCGGCCGTACGTCTGAGCGATGGCACAACCCAGAACCGCGGCAACGCCGTCGGCCAGGTGCGCCGGCCCAGCCAGGGCAAAGTGATGATCTTATCCTGA
- a CDS encoding DUF1786 domain-containing protein, producing the protein MGEVKGRSQEPGVRSQEPEGRSLAGRAARNFEEGPRSVLCLDIGSGTQDVLLHIPGEQPENCPKFVLPSPARVVAERLAKLTAARRAVWLYGDNMGGGFFRTAKAHLEQGLPLAAHPEAAFSLGDNPDRVRDMGVDLIDVCPSGHVPLHLADFDPGFWRTFLAAAGLDYPDLVLAAAQDHGYHPDSSNRVGRFQLWRDVLLQAHGRPEALVFTDPPARFTRLHTLKSRIGAGLVADTGAAAVLGALHEPEVREHQRTEGVCVVNVGNSHILGFLLYQDQILGVYEQHSNRSREDVLADLDQFRQGQLPHQQVMDQYGHGCLTLDLPPAAGGFTPTYVLGPRRNLLRNTGAVFLAPGGDMMLAGCFGLLQGWKFSASQPLNCQD; encoded by the coding sequence ATGGGTGAGGTGAAGGGGAGAAGTCAGGAGCCAGGAGTCAGGAGTCAGGAGCCGGAGGGGAGGAGCCTGGCAGGGCGAGCGGCCCGGAATTTTGAGGAGGGGCCGCGCTCCGTTCTGTGCCTGGACATCGGCAGCGGGACGCAGGATGTGTTGTTGCACATCCCCGGCGAGCAGCCGGAGAACTGCCCCAAGTTCGTGCTGCCCTCCCCGGCCCGGGTGGTTGCCGAACGGCTCGCGAAGCTGACCGCGGCCCGGCGGGCCGTCTGGCTTTATGGGGATAACATGGGCGGCGGCTTTTTCCGGACCGCCAAGGCCCACCTGGAGCAGGGCCTGCCCTTGGCGGCCCATCCCGAGGCGGCCTTTTCCCTGGGGGACAATCCGGATCGAGTCCGGGACATGGGCGTGGACCTGATTGACGTTTGCCCGTCCGGCCATGTCCCGCTGCACCTGGCGGACTTTGACCCTGGCTTCTGGCGCACCTTTCTGGCCGCCGCCGGCCTGGACTATCCGGATCTGGTCCTGGCCGCGGCCCAGGACCACGGTTATCACCCGGACTCCAGCAACCGCGTTGGGCGGTTTCAGCTCTGGCGCGACGTTCTGCTCCAGGCCCACGGCCGGCCCGAGGCCCTGGTGTTCACGGACCCGCCCGCCCGATTCACCCGCTTGCACACCCTGAAATCCCGCATCGGGGCCGGACTGGTGGCCGACACCGGCGCGGCCGCGGTGCTGGGCGCGCTCCACGAACCCGAAGTCCGGGAGCACCAACGCACCGAAGGTGTCTGCGTGGTCAACGTCGGCAACAGCCACATTCTGGGCTTCCTGCTGTACCAGGATCAGATTCTCGGCGTCTATGAACAGCACTCCAATCGGAGCCGGGAAGACGTCCTGGCCGATCTGGACCAGTTCCGCCAAGGCCAGCTGCCCCACCAGCAGGTCATGGACCAGTACGGACATGGCTGCCTGACCCTGGATCTGCCCCCGGCAGCAGGCGGATTTACCCCGACATACGTCCTCGGCCCGCGCCGGAACCTGCTTCGGAACACCGGAGCCGTCTTCCTCGCCCCGGGCGGGGACATGATGCTGGCGGGCTGCTTCGGCCTCCTCCAAGGCTGGAAATTCTCCGCCTCCCAACCGCTGAACTGCCAGGATTAA
- a CDS encoding DUF3540 domain-containing protein yields the protein MSQPAESLGRNQDRPALRIVQGRRNGTSAFRTRPQTGPELLTATVRGSRQQEDGRVVCWVEPIDTSVAGAEPSETMEALRAAGCLLVPSPGDLVLLMRHSGGIHYVLQILEQRDPASMLRFPGDLSLDVSQGNCSVYAQKLEVTGRESAAVHGREVTLAGEQGRMRFANLDVLAKLLEARIQRVHAFGECIRLAASQLTSRLGRVLRWTGYELHRARSVRTEVEERFTVQAGQADILAKDEVTVDAEKIHLG from the coding sequence ATGTCTCAGCCGGCCGAATCCCTTGGTCGAAACCAGGATCGTCCCGCCTTGCGCATCGTGCAGGGGCGCCGCAACGGCACGTCCGCTTTCCGGACCCGGCCGCAGACCGGCCCGGAGTTGCTAACGGCCACAGTGCGCGGCAGCCGTCAGCAGGAGGATGGGCGGGTTGTCTGCTGGGTTGAGCCCATTGATACGTCAGTTGCCGGGGCAGAGCCCTCCGAGACCATGGAAGCGCTCCGGGCCGCGGGCTGTCTGCTGGTGCCAAGCCCAGGCGACCTGGTTTTACTGATGCGTCATTCAGGCGGCATCCATTACGTGCTTCAGATATTGGAGCAGCGTGATCCGGCCAGTATGCTGCGCTTTCCCGGGGACCTTTCCCTGGATGTTTCCCAGGGGAACTGTTCCGTATATGCGCAGAAGCTGGAGGTAACCGGCCGGGAATCTGCGGCAGTCCATGGTCGGGAAGTGACGTTGGCCGGGGAGCAGGGCCGGATGCGTTTCGCGAACCTGGATGTCCTGGCCAAACTGCTGGAAGCTCGAATTCAGCGGGTGCACGCCTTCGGCGAGTGCATCCGGCTGGCCGCTTCCCAGCTGACATCCCGCTTGGGCCGCGTGCTGCGCTGGACGGGATACGAGTTGCATCGGGCCCGGTCCGTGCGCACCGAGGTGGAGGAGCGCTTTACAGTCCAGGCCGGACAAGCCGATATCCTGGCCAAGGACGAGGTCACGGTGGACGCGGAAAAAATCCACTTGGGTTGA
- a CDS encoding type VI secretion system Vgr family protein, translating into MPRKTDKAFAFISQGFSEETFDVVSFSGEEELGTAYRFEIMLQSGVPDLDLDVVMREPARLVLKSQVTHGPDMTYHGILASLEQLHQTDKTAFYRVELRPRLWWLGLIRQNQVFLDKRVDQFLAEVLKDAGLSLNQDFEMRFKERQLPWEYVCQYNESHLDFFSRWLEREGGYYWFEQEERVEKLLVADTYIAHVPLPGYEHLDYRPRTDQADAPTGRHVSAFTLKQTCQPRNLLVKDYDYRKPNLEMAGRAQIQEHGRGEVYLYGEQVRSRAEAERLARVRAEEYGARQKVFHGQSSLPALRPGYLFTLRRHFRESFNQQYLTVSVRHEGGRGGAQGTDTSDIASGGHRAETSYRNSFTCIPATTQFRPAQVTPRPRIAGTISATIDAAGSGQYAELDEHGRYKVRLPFDRAERGGGKASAWLRMASPYAGENCGLHFPLLKGTEVLLTFIDGDPDRPVIAHAVPNFEKQSVIRDTNSPANAIRSAGGNQIVMGDKKGQEFIGLYSPFHDSGIVLGSHEPGGGGSIGVSTAGGYELFVMGAANQAVLGSKNNLTGGVVNDICAGLKSDLAVAMRFGATLANRIEYDKGPEFYLGEKASILKQELSTVGMKSYTIAGGFDDAMSQEVKNAQKALAMGIGGTAAAGLGIMGVSAPFDPHFLKDASMLWKNAAFFGGLTALLAGGWLTMKAAKDVENLVKAVEAKASTLSTAEMTFNPEGAHIKVNCNVSPDATFSTLVTLTDPFGRIQESTLTVSLDEEKALVLKSTTRQDAGDDGEAAAVQVILGSKGITLVKPGGARIVLDAAGAVMERMEPDDEAAQQLVADLGLEDVALVPGIVRAGRNTAKLECGDNSVEVTPTGVNIVAPSPSDNGDNGGNGAAPASVRIDADGFIKLG; encoded by the coding sequence ATGCCGCGTAAAACCGACAAGGCGTTCGCCTTTATCAGCCAGGGCTTTTCCGAGGAAACCTTCGACGTGGTCAGCTTTTCCGGTGAGGAGGAGTTGGGGACGGCGTACCGGTTTGAGATTATGTTGCAGTCCGGGGTTCCGGATTTGGACCTGGACGTGGTGATGCGCGAGCCGGCCCGCCTGGTGCTCAAGAGTCAGGTCACCCACGGGCCGGACATGACCTATCACGGCATTCTGGCCAGCCTTGAGCAACTGCATCAGACCGACAAGACGGCCTTTTACCGGGTTGAGCTGCGGCCCCGGCTGTGGTGGCTGGGTTTGATCCGGCAAAATCAGGTCTTTCTGGACAAGCGGGTGGATCAATTCCTGGCTGAGGTGCTCAAGGACGCTGGGCTCTCTCTGAACCAGGATTTTGAGATGCGCTTCAAGGAGCGCCAGCTGCCCTGGGAATACGTCTGCCAGTACAACGAGTCCCATCTGGACTTCTTTTCCCGCTGGCTGGAGCGGGAGGGGGGCTACTACTGGTTTGAGCAGGAGGAGCGGGTGGAAAAGCTCCTGGTGGCGGATACCTACATCGCTCATGTGCCTTTGCCGGGTTACGAACACCTGGACTACCGCCCGCGCACCGATCAAGCCGACGCTCCAACGGGCAGGCATGTGAGCGCCTTCACCCTGAAACAGACCTGTCAGCCCAGAAACCTTCTGGTCAAGGACTACGACTATCGCAAACCCAACCTGGAAATGGCCGGGCGGGCCCAAATTCAGGAACACGGTCGTGGCGAGGTTTATCTGTACGGAGAACAGGTCCGCAGCCGGGCCGAAGCCGAGCGGTTGGCCAGGGTCCGGGCCGAGGAATACGGGGCGCGGCAGAAGGTCTTTCATGGTCAAAGTTCCCTGCCGGCTCTGCGCCCCGGCTACCTGTTCACACTGCGCAGGCATTTCCGGGAGTCCTTCAATCAGCAATATCTGACGGTTTCCGTGCGTCACGAAGGTGGCCGGGGCGGTGCCCAGGGTACTGATACAAGCGACATTGCGAGCGGCGGTCACCGGGCTGAGACCTCCTACCGGAACAGCTTTACTTGCATTCCGGCCACCACCCAGTTTCGCCCGGCCCAGGTAACGCCCCGGCCCCGGATTGCCGGGACCATCTCCGCGACCATCGACGCGGCGGGTTCCGGGCAGTACGCGGAACTGGACGAGCACGGTCGCTACAAGGTCCGACTGCCCTTTGACCGGGCCGAGCGCGGCGGGGGCAAGGCATCGGCCTGGCTGCGCATGGCCTCGCCCTATGCCGGGGAGAATTGCGGCCTGCATTTTCCGCTGCTCAAGGGCACGGAAGTGCTTTTGACCTTTATTGACGGCGATCCGGATCGGCCGGTGATCGCCCATGCCGTACCCAACTTCGAGAAGCAGAGCGTGATCCGGGACACGAACAGTCCGGCCAACGCCATTCGAAGCGCGGGGGGCAACCAGATCGTGATGGGCGACAAGAAAGGCCAGGAGTTCATCGGTCTTTATTCCCCGTTTCACGACAGTGGGATCGTTCTGGGTTCCCATGAACCCGGCGGCGGCGGCAGCATCGGCGTGAGCACGGCGGGCGGCTATGAACTGTTCGTGATGGGCGCTGCCAACCAGGCCGTGTTGGGATCGAAGAACAATCTGACAGGTGGAGTGGTCAACGACATTTGCGCCGGTCTGAAGAGCGATCTGGCCGTGGCCATGCGCTTCGGGGCGACCCTGGCCAACCGCATCGAGTACGACAAGGGGCCGGAATTCTACCTCGGGGAGAAAGCCAGCATCCTGAAGCAGGAACTCAGCACCGTGGGGATGAAGTCCTACACCATTGCCGGAGGATTCGACGATGCCATGAGCCAGGAGGTCAAGAACGCCCAGAAAGCCCTGGCCATGGGCATTGGGGGCACCGCTGCCGCCGGTTTGGGCATCATGGGCGTATCCGCGCCGTTTGATCCGCATTTTCTCAAGGATGCGTCCATGTTGTGGAAGAACGCGGCCTTTTTCGGCGGGCTGACCGCCCTGCTCGCCGGCGGGTGGTTGACCATGAAAGCGGCCAAGGATGTGGAGAATCTGGTCAAGGCCGTGGAGGCCAAGGCAAGTACCTTGAGTACCGCGGAGATGACCTTTAATCCCGAGGGAGCGCATATCAAGGTCAATTGCAATGTCAGTCCGGACGCGACCTTTTCCACGCTGGTCACCCTGACCGATCCCTTCGGTCGGATTCAAGAATCCACCCTCACCGTTTCCCTGGACGAGGAAAAAGCCCTGGTTCTAAAGAGCACCACCCGGCAGGATGCCGGTGACGACGGGGAGGCGGCCGCGGTGCAGGTCATCCTGGGTTCCAAGGGCATCACCCTGGTCAAGCCGGGAGGAGCCCGAATCGTGCTGGATGCCGCCGGGGCGGTGATGGAACGGATGGAGCCGGATGACGAGGCCGCGCAGCAGTTGGTGGCGGATCTGGGACTGGAGGATGTGGCTCTGGTGCCCGGTATTGTCAGGGCCGGCCGCAACACCGCCAAGCTGGAATGCGGAGACAATTCCGTCGAGGTTACACCCACCGGAGTCAACATCGTGGCTCCGTCGCCATCCGATAACGGCGATAATGGCGGTAACGGGGCCGCACCCGCCAGCGTGCGTATCGACGCGGACGGGTTCATCAAGCTGGGCTGA
- a CDS encoding pentapeptide repeat-containing protein, with protein MNAAAVLAAARETRHLEGLDCSGMDFSGQELRGVVFERVCLDRTRFANADLLGARLSHCSAAGAAFTAARLEQACMRGVNLAGADFHECRARLASWRNVACDRADFSRADLERAVLQDCSLAGARFLGANLHRASLLSMDCTKTVFRDTNLSMALLNGSDFTDTAFPGCDVRKAMFADARLDRVDLKGQDITQCDLNRASLREADLRGSSGRWVRFCAAGLQGARLAGARLLAADFTQARLNRADLARTELEASCFREADCTQAVFRQAGLQYADFSLAVLREADFSGARLSMANLHRSEQTGALWNGADTATVRRTDQRLAAAETWQPNP; from the coding sequence ATGAACGCCGCGGCGGTGCTTGCCGCGGCCCGCGAAACGCGTCATCTGGAGGGACTGGATTGCTCGGGGATGGATTTTTCCGGTCAGGAACTGCGTGGAGTGGTCTTTGAGCGGGTCTGCCTGGACCGGACGCGTTTTGCGAATGCGGACCTGCTTGGCGCGCGCCTCAGCCATTGCTCGGCGGCTGGGGCGGCATTCACCGCTGCCAGACTAGAACAGGCCTGCATGCGCGGCGTGAACCTGGCAGGGGCGGATTTTCACGAATGTCGGGCCCGGCTGGCCTCCTGGCGAAACGTGGCCTGCGATCGTGCCGATTTTTCCCGCGCGGATCTGGAACGGGCCGTGTTGCAGGACTGCAGCCTGGCAGGGGCCAGGTTCCTCGGCGCGAATCTGCACCGGGCCAGTTTGCTGTCCATGGACTGCACAAAGACTGTGTTTCGGGACACGAATCTGAGCATGGCCCTGTTGAACGGCTCGGATTTTACGGATACCGCTTTTCCTGGGTGCGATGTGCGCAAGGCCATGTTTGCGGATGCCCGGCTGGACCGTGTTGACCTGAAGGGACAGGATATCACCCAATGCGACTTGAACAGGGCTTCACTCCGGGAGGCGGATTTGCGGGGCAGCAGCGGCCGCTGGGTGCGGTTTTGCGCAGCCGGCCTGCAGGGCGCTCGCCTTGCAGGGGCTCGTCTGCTTGCGGCCGACTTTACCCAAGCCCGGCTAAACAGGGCCGATCTTGCACGCACGGAACTGGAGGCCTCCTGCTTTCGTGAAGCGGACTGTACCCAGGCCGTCTTCCGCCAGGCCGGGCTGCAGTATGCTGATTTTTCCCTGGCAGTCCTTCGGGAGGCCGATTTTTCCGGGGCACGGCTATCCATGGCCAATCTGCACCGCAGTGAACAAACCGGGGCTCTCTGGAATGGTGCGGATACCGCCACCGTCCGCCGTACGGATCAGCGTCTGGCGGCTGCCGAGACATGGCAGCCCAATCCTTGA
- a CDS encoding DUF2169 family type VI secretion system accessory protein — MKVIKPDTLSLLFAVHPRPTALSRSAGHHEVVFGAMAGFTLGGGNPDQLLPEDELWRHIQQSLPEDESLDSGLAKPRSEFLVYGACCARNPVRGKEVLVQVGGLRKRLHVFGPRFWRAHGPSTPRPFTRIPLNWRHAYGGPDYPDNPQGLGHIRLARGVHPLPLVELPGQFVAFPRQKAQPAGLTAIPAQWPVRKRLFGRVNTPWLERCWPGPPQDQTPEFACVAPLDQRFQGFLRGGESFLIQGMHPGKEVLQGHLPTLRTRIFVLRQSEAGPKFFEVPCHPETVWLFPEAETGVVLFRGVAGTRDEECGDITATMVAVEERGQKPRPVEAYHQECLTVLGRGATARTNLDVTAQPPPSASAAKAATPRAVGVGLVAGGAVAGASSGSADLSGLVAALEQEVDDYLEAIGVSPEQAEGILDKAAGPEAGRVATETSSDHPESSGSAESFEAMLQELRETTRAVEVETATLLGQQGLDPEAVQGILGEATLAAEGEEGDTLAGLEELMAREHLPPEVRQGIGSALSGFQDIQAALAVLAAKLGAPPASRPAKPPSDERAVQEHFGRLTTEQALKRHRRGLGLAGLDLSACDFAGHDLAGADLRRAVLDNVSWPGVNLAGADLSGALARNADLSGADLQRAKVLGADFEGARMVGVKAMGCVAVRARLQGTDLRQADLRHADLTAADCTRADLQEAILEKVLGRELRVNGADLRKARFTGADLSGSRADAQTNGTQADMQVACLRDARWAGAMLFRADFSRAELTGADLSRADLQEVNFFHATARGIRLSKARLCRARLVGVDLFQAVLRRADCTGARVENVNLFGADLYRCVLDRATLLALRSRSDVNLGRTLLQPGLMEQRA, encoded by the coding sequence ATGAAAGTCATCAAGCCGGATACGCTTTCCCTGCTTTTTGCCGTGCATCCCCGTCCGACTGCCTTGTCCCGGAGCGCTGGGCACCATGAGGTGGTTTTTGGAGCCATGGCTGGATTTACTCTCGGCGGGGGAAACCCGGACCAGTTGTTGCCGGAGGATGAATTGTGGCGACATATCCAGCAGAGCCTGCCCGAAGACGAGAGCCTGGATTCCGGACTGGCCAAGCCCAGATCTGAGTTCCTGGTTTACGGAGCCTGCTGCGCCCGCAATCCTGTTCGTGGCAAGGAGGTGCTGGTGCAGGTGGGCGGATTGCGCAAGCGTCTGCATGTTTTCGGCCCGCGATTCTGGCGCGCTCACGGGCCGAGCACGCCCCGTCCGTTTACCCGCATTCCCCTGAACTGGCGGCATGCCTACGGCGGACCGGATTATCCGGACAATCCTCAGGGGCTGGGGCACATCCGCCTGGCGCGAGGGGTGCATCCGCTGCCACTGGTGGAATTACCGGGTCAGTTTGTCGCGTTTCCACGCCAAAAGGCCCAACCTGCCGGGCTGACCGCCATTCCGGCCCAGTGGCCAGTGCGCAAGCGACTATTCGGCCGGGTGAACACTCCTTGGCTGGAACGATGCTGGCCCGGACCGCCGCAGGACCAGACGCCGGAGTTTGCCTGTGTCGCACCGCTGGACCAGCGTTTCCAGGGCTTCCTGCGTGGCGGCGAGTCGTTTTTGATTCAAGGCATGCATCCGGGTAAAGAAGTCCTGCAGGGTCACCTGCCCACCCTGCGGACCCGAATATTTGTCCTGCGGCAATCCGAGGCAGGACCAAAATTTTTCGAGGTGCCCTGTCATCCGGAGACCGTGTGGCTGTTCCCGGAGGCGGAGACGGGCGTGGTGCTGTTTCGCGGGGTGGCCGGAACACGGGACGAGGAGTGCGGGGACATCACCGCAACCATGGTTGCGGTGGAGGAGCGTGGTCAGAAGCCGCGTCCCGTGGAGGCATATCACCAGGAGTGCCTGACGGTCCTGGGACGGGGGGCAACAGCCCGGACCAATCTGGACGTCACTGCGCAGCCGCCACCTTCGGCCTCGGCAGCCAAGGCCGCGACGCCGAGAGCCGTGGGCGTTGGTCTGGTTGCAGGCGGGGCCGTTGCCGGCGCTTCGTCCGGTTCCGCGGATTTGTCCGGATTGGTCGCCGCCCTGGAGCAGGAGGTTGATGACTATCTGGAAGCTATCGGCGTCAGCCCGGAGCAGGCCGAGGGCATCCTTGACAAGGCGGCTGGGCCCGAAGCAGGCCGCGTCGCGACAGAGACGTCCTCTGACCACCCTGAATCTTCTGGATCCGCCGAATCTTTCGAGGCCATGCTCCAGGAACTCCGGGAGACGACCAGGGCAGTGGAAGTCGAAACCGCGACGCTCTTGGGGCAGCAGGGTCTGGATCCCGAGGCGGTCCAGGGAATTTTGGGGGAGGCGACCCTGGCAGCCGAGGGGGAAGAGGGTGATACGCTGGCCGGACTTGAGGAACTGATGGCCAGGGAGCATCTGCCGCCCGAGGTGCGCCAGGGGATTGGCTCGGCCCTGAGCGGTTTTCAGGACATCCAGGCTGCCTTGGCCGTTCTGGCTGCAAAGTTGGGTGCTCCGCCCGCGAGTCGGCCGGCAAAGCCGCCTTCCGATGAACGGGCTGTTCAGGAGCATTTTGGGCGGCTGACCACGGAGCAGGCCCTCAAGCGGCATCGACGCGGGTTGGGGCTGGCCGGGCTGGATCTGAGCGCATGCGACTTTGCCGGACACGACCTAGCCGGGGCTGATCTGCGGCGAGCCGTGCTGGACAACGTGTCCTGGCCGGGGGTGAACCTGGCCGGGGCCGACCTGAGCGGGGCATTGGCCAGAAACGCGGACCTCAGCGGAGCGGACCTGCAGCGGGCCAAAGTCCTCGGTGCTGACTTTGAAGGGGCCCGCATGGTTGGCGTCAAGGCCATGGGATGTGTGGCCGTTCGGGCCCGCTTGCAAGGCACGGACCTGCGCCAAGCTGATCTGCGCCATGCCGATCTGACGGCTGCGGACTGTACCCGGGCCGATTTGCAGGAAGCCATACTGGAGAAAGTTCTGGGCCGGGAGCTGCGGGTCAACGGTGCGGACCTGCGCAAGGCGCGCTTTACCGGAGCTGACTTGAGCGGTTCTCGGGCCGATGCCCAGACCAACGGTACGCAGGCCGATATGCAGGTGGCGTGCCTTCGCGATGCCCGATGGGCAGGAGCGATGCTGTTCCGGGCCGATTTCAGCCGGGCGGAGCTGACTGGAGCTGACCTGAGCCGGGCCGATTTGCAGGAGGTGAACTTTTTTCACGCCACTGCCCGTGGCATCCGACTGAGCAAAGCCCGGCTTTGTCGTGCCCGTCTGGTGGGTGTGGACCTGTTTCAGGCAGTGCTGCGTCGTGCCGACTGCACCGGAGCGCGCGTGGAAAATGTGAATCTCTTCGGCGCGGATCTGTATCGTTGCGTCCTGGATCGCGCGACCCTCCTTGCCCTGCGTTCCCGTTCCGATGTCAATCTGGGGCGAACCCTGCTGCAGCCCGGGCTCATGGAGCAGCGGGCATGA